The following DNA comes from Flavobacterium sp. N3904.
TTAATCAAATTGAAAGACTGAAAAACAAAACCAAGAAATTGGTTTCGGTATTTTGAAGCTATTGTTTCGTTTAATTTTTTAATGGGTACATTATCTAAAGTATAAAGCCCTGAATCTGCTTCGTCAAGAATCCCAAGTATATTCAATAAAGTAGATTTTCCTGAACCTGACGAGCCCATGATGGCAACTAGTTCGCCTTCTTTAATGCTGAAATTAATTCCCTTTAGCACATGCAATTCGGAATGTCCCATTTTGTATGATTTATGTAAGTCTTTAATTTCAATCATGATTAGGTATATATTTAAAACAATAGAATTATTTATTTTTAAAGAAATAATCTGAGAACAGATTTCGAATTATTTCTATTTTTAAACATAAGACTTATTTACAAAGAAAATGTTACAGTCGAAACCAATAAATATATTTGATTTGTTAAATTTGCAATCAAAAAACAAAACAAATGCTAAAGTTCTTTTCAATTCTAATACTTTTATCAACAACACTATTTATAAGCAGTTGTTCCTCTACCTCTCAAAAAATTGAAGCTTTAAAACCCGAACCAGACGATGCAGTCCCTTTGACTTACACCAACACTCCATCATATATTAATCTTCCTGTCAGTATCAAACTCAAGGATATTGAAAACCAAACCAACACTCTATTGAATGGTTTGATTTATGAAGACAATAAAATTGAAGATGATAATATAGAAATGAAAGTGTGGAAACAAGCTCCAATCACTATTACAAATGATCACGGAAAAGAAGGAGAAAAAATAAAAACTGTTTTACCCCTAAAAGTTTGGGTAAAATACAGAATAGGGACAAAAACATTGGGAGTTGATTTATACAAAACCCAGGAGTTCAATCTTAACGGCGTTGTCACTTTACTGAGCAGCATTAGCCTGAATAATTGGAGATTAAGTTCGAAAACAACTTTAAAATCATTGGATTGGGTAGAAAGTCCAACAATGACTGTTTTTGGAAAAAACGTGCCCGTAACTTATCTTATCAATCCTGCAGTAAGCCTTTTTAAATCAAAAATCGAGCAAAGTATTGATAACGCCATAGAAAACTCAATGGATTTCAAACCCAATGTGATGGATGCCATATCCAAAATATCTACTCCTTTTGAAATGAGTGAAACTTATCAAAGTTGGTTACGAATTGTCCCTTTAGAAGTATATTCTACCAATGCCAAACTCAAAAATGATTCTTTCCTACTCAATATGGGTATGAAATGCAATATGGAAACGCTGATCGGAAAAAGACCTGAATCAAAGTTTGATGCAAACAAAATTGTACTAAAAGCAGTTGATAAAATTCCGGAACAAATATCGGCAAATATTGCGGCAGTCTCAACATATCAAGAAGCTTCAAAATTAATGACAAGTAATTTTGTAGGACAAGAATTTGGATCTGGAAGCAAGAAAGTAAAAGTACAAAGCGTTGCTATTTGGCATAAAGACGGAAAAATGGTCATTGCATTAGACCTTTTAGGTTCTGTAAACGGAACGATCTACTTGAATGGAATTCCACAATATAATGAAACAACAAAAGAAATATATTTTGATAAACTAGATTATGTCTTGGACACCAAAAGTAAATTAATGCGTACTGCAAACTGGTTGGCTCAAGGTCTTATTTTAAAGAAAATCCAAGAAAGCTGTCGTTATTCTATTAAACAAAATCTTGACGATGCCAAACAAAGCATGATGACGTATTTGAAAAATTATTCTCCAATGCCTGGTGTTTTTGTAAACGGAAAAATGGAAGACATACAATTTCAAAAAATACAATTAACCAATCAAGCCATGATTGCTTTTATAAAAGTAAACGGAACTATAAATGTTTCTATCGACGGACTGAAATAAGAGTATTCAGTTTGCTTTGCAGTTTGCAGTTTGCAGTTTGCAGTTTGCAGTTTGCAGTTTGCAGTTTGCAGTAATAAAAAAGTCAGACAAAAAAAATATTTTTTGTCTGACTTTTTTATTACAAATGAATTTTACAATTGACATTGATCTACTGTTTTTTCTTTTTCATTCGATAAATGTAATAACCAAGCGCGCCAACAAGTATATACGGAATCACCATCAGGTACACAATTCCGTCATTTATAGCTGCAGCTTTGGCTTTGTTTTCTTCTCCAGATAATGCGGCTCGGCACATAGCACATTGCGCATAGGATGAAAAACTAAAAAACAACGAACATAGAATATAGAAATACACCTTAACCCTGCTTCTTCTTTTTTCTATTGTCTTTATTCTATTTTCTGTACTAAACATAATAAGGCGA
Coding sequences within:
- a CDS encoding DUF4403 family protein produces the protein MLKFFSILILLSTTLFISSCSSTSQKIEALKPEPDDAVPLTYTNTPSYINLPVSIKLKDIENQTNTLLNGLIYEDNKIEDDNIEMKVWKQAPITITNDHGKEGEKIKTVLPLKVWVKYRIGTKTLGVDLYKTQEFNLNGVVTLLSSISLNNWRLSSKTTLKSLDWVESPTMTVFGKNVPVTYLINPAVSLFKSKIEQSIDNAIENSMDFKPNVMDAISKISTPFEMSETYQSWLRIVPLEVYSTNAKLKNDSFLLNMGMKCNMETLIGKRPESKFDANKIVLKAVDKIPEQISANIAAVSTYQEASKLMTSNFVGQEFGSGSKKVKVQSVAIWHKDGKMVIALDLLGSVNGTIYLNGIPQYNETTKEIYFDKLDYVLDTKSKLMRTANWLAQGLILKKIQESCRYSIKQNLDDAKQSMMTYLKNYSPMPGVFVNGKMEDIQFQKIQLTNQAMIAFIKVNGTINVSIDGLK